The Agromyces sp. LHK192 genome includes a window with the following:
- the glgA gene encoding glycogen synthase, whose product MRVDLLTREYPPEVYGGAGVHVAELVRALRREIDVAVRCFGAPRAEAGTTAYGTPAGLVDANAAIATLGVDLEMAADASGADLVHSHTWYANFAGFTAKRLHGMPHVVTAHSLEPLRPWKAEQLGGGYRVSSWAERSAFEDADAVIAVSDGMRRDILRAYPAIEPGRVQVVYNGIDLEDWHPVDDPDAVRVLGVDPDRPSVVFVGRITRQKGLPYLLRAARLLPPEVQVVLCAGAPDTPEIMAEVEGLVRMLAEERDGVVWIDRHLPRPELSALLSAATTFVCPSVYEPLGIVNLEAMACGAAVVGTATGGIPEVVVDGVTGVLVPIEQADDGTGTPLDPDRFVRDLADALTSVVSDPERAREMGAAGRARAETQFAWDRIAARTLEVYRSVLAS is encoded by the coding sequence ATGCGCGTCGACCTGCTCACCCGCGAATACCCACCCGAGGTCTACGGCGGCGCCGGCGTCCACGTGGCCGAGCTCGTCAGGGCGCTCCGGCGCGAGATCGACGTGGCGGTCCGGTGCTTCGGCGCACCCCGAGCGGAGGCGGGGACGACGGCATACGGCACGCCGGCCGGCCTGGTCGACGCGAACGCGGCGATCGCCACCCTCGGCGTCGACCTCGAGATGGCGGCGGATGCCTCGGGCGCCGACCTCGTCCACTCGCACACGTGGTACGCGAACTTCGCCGGATTCACCGCGAAGCGGCTGCACGGGATGCCGCACGTCGTGACGGCGCACAGCCTCGAACCGCTGCGGCCGTGGAAGGCCGAGCAGCTCGGCGGCGGATACCGGGTGTCGTCCTGGGCGGAGCGATCCGCCTTCGAGGACGCCGACGCCGTCATCGCCGTGAGCGACGGCATGCGTCGCGACATCCTGCGCGCCTATCCGGCGATCGAACCGGGGCGCGTGCAGGTCGTGTACAACGGCATCGACCTCGAGGACTGGCATCCGGTCGACGATCCCGACGCGGTGCGTGTGCTCGGCGTCGACCCCGATCGGCCGTCGGTCGTGTTCGTGGGCCGGATCACCCGGCAGAAGGGCCTGCCGTACCTGCTCCGCGCGGCGCGGCTGCTGCCGCCCGAGGTGCAGGTGGTCCTCTGCGCCGGTGCGCCGGACACCCCCGAGATCATGGCCGAGGTCGAGGGCCTCGTGCGCATGCTCGCCGAGGAGCGCGACGGCGTCGTCTGGATCGACCGCCACCTGCCCCGCCCCGAGCTCTCCGCGCTGCTCAGCGCGGCGACGACCTTCGTGTGCCCGTCGGTGTACGAGCCGCTCGGCATCGTCAACCTCGAGGCGATGGCCTGCGGGGCGGCCGTCGTGGGAACGGCCACCGGAGGCATCCCCGAGGTCGTCGTCGACGGCGTCACCGGCGTGCTCGTACCGATCGAGCAGGCCGACGACGGCACCGGCACGCCGCTCGATCCCGACCGCTTCGTGCGGGACCTGGCCGACGCGCTCACCTCGGTCGTGTCCGACCCCGAGCGCGCCCGCGAGATGGGTGCGGCGGGGCGGGCCCGGGCGGAGACGCAGTTCGCGTGGGACCGCATCGCCGCGCGCACGCTGGAGGTCTACCGGAGCGTGCTCGCGTCGTGA